A stretch of DNA from Desulfobulbaceae bacterium DB1:
TGAATTTTCCACAATGAACGCCAATATCAACGGCACCCACAATATACTGGCCGCCTGCCGTGACCTGGTACCGCAGGCCCGCTTCTACTTTGCCGGTTCCAGCGAAATGTTCGGACGTCCCACCCAGGTTCCCCAAAACGAGAACACCCCTTTTGATCCGCGCTCGGCCTACGGCATTTCCAAGGTTGCGGGCTTTCATCTCACCAAAAATTATCGTGAAACGTATAATTTTTTTGCTTGCAGCGGTATTCTCTATAACCACGAATCACCGCGCCGCGGATTTGAATTCGTCACTCGCAAAATCACTTCCCATGTGGCCAAGATAAAAAAAGGTCTGACGGACAGATTGGAACTTGGCAATCTTGATTCCCGGCGCGATTGGGGGCATGCCCGAAAATATATGGAAGCCGTGTGGTTGATGCTGCAGCAACCCGAACCGAAAGATTACGTCATCTGTTCCGGCAAAACTCACACCGTACGGGAATTCTGCAAAATCGCCTTTGATTATGTTGGTCTCGATTACCGCGATTATGTCCATTCGGTACAGAAATTTTACCGGGCGGATTCCGGGGGAAAAATACTTATCGGTGACCCGGGCCAGGCAGAAAATCATTTAGGCTGGCGCTATGATTTCCCTTTGGAAAAACTGGTCCATGAAATGGTAGACCACGATCTTTCCATTGTCCGGCCAAGAGAAGGAGACAAGGCGGTTGAGCGATTTCTTCCCTTATGACGTCACTCCGCGGCAACAATGGAGACCCTGAAAACACAACTTGTTGTTATCGGCGCCGGGTTGGCCGGGATTACGGCGGCACTGACGTCACAAAATAAAATTAAGGATATTGTCCTTATCAACAAAGGCGAAATTTTCGCCAGCGGTTCTACCTTTCGTAACCGCAATCATTGCTGGGGTATTACCTATGCCGGCAATGACGGGGAGAAAGATATCCTGTATGATACGATCAGGAAAATCAGCAAAGGGACAAACACGGCCCGGCTGAGCCGCATTCTGGTTGAAGAATCCCAGCAGGCCTTTCAGCTTTTAACGGACTGGGGAACATCTTTTCGGCGCGACGCAAAAGGGTCGATCAACCGGATACGTCCTTGCTTCTGCGAGCAGCCGCTTGCGGCAATTATTACCTCAACGGAAAAATTCGCCCACCGTCTGGCAAAACGTCTGGCAACGAGCAAAATTCGTGCTCTGGGAAAAACCGTAGCCAGCCAATTACTTCTGGAACACGACAGAATCACGAGCCTTATTGCGGAATCAGCAGGGCGCGAGATAAAAATTTCCTGCCGGGCGATTATCCTGGCATGCGGGGGAGGAGCAGCCTCTTTTCACCCGAACATCGTCGATCCCGGCCTTACCGGTG
This window harbors:
- a CDS encoding GDP-mannose 4,6-dehydratase, with product MTRGSQRKRAFITGITGQDGSYLAELLLAKGYTVYGLVRRVAFEDAAHRMHRIAHLLERMELIPGSLESFPSLYNAIRKTKPDEVYHLAAQSYVSASFEDEFSTMNANINGTHNILAACRDLVPQARFYFAGSSEMFGRPTQVPQNENTPFDPRSAYGISKVAGFHLTKNYRETYNFFACSGILYNHESPRRGFEFVTRKITSHVAKIKKGLTDRLELGNLDSRRDWGHARKYMEAVWLMLQQPEPKDYVICSGKTHTVREFCKIAFDYVGLDYRDYVHSVQKFYRADSGGKILIGDPGQAENHLGWRYDFPLEKLVHEMVDHDLSIVRPREGDKAVERFLPL